In one window of Oscillospiraceae bacterium DNA:
- the leuC gene encoding 3-isopropylmalate dehydratase large subunit, which translates to MPMTLSQKILAVHCGMDKVEAGQLILADVDLVLGNDITAPVAINEFSKLNKNCVFDCDKVALVMDHFAPNKDIKAAEQCKYVREFASNMNVKNFFDVGQMGVEHALLPEKGLVVAGDLVVGADSHTCTYGALGAFSTGIGSTDMACAMATGKLWFKVPSAVKFILKNRPAKWVSGKDIILHIIGKIGVDGALYKSMEFTGDGISHISVFGRLTMANMAIEAGAKNGVFEADDKTLSYIKAHSSRKPVVYKADSDAEYDAVYEIDLSKLRPTVAFPHLPENTRAIDDVGDVRIDQAVIGSCTNGQLEDLAVASEILEGKKVAKGVRCIVIPATQRIYLEAMEKGYLKTFIDAGCAVSTPTCGPCLGGHMGILAKGERAVSTTNRNFVGRMGHPESEVYLASPAVAAASAVMGKLASPELLEG; encoded by the coding sequence ATGCCAATGACGCTCTCGCAAAAAATATTGGCCGTGCACTGCGGCATGGATAAGGTAGAGGCCGGGCAGTTGATTTTAGCCGATGTCGACCTTGTGCTCGGCAACGACATCACCGCGCCGGTCGCGATCAACGAATTTTCAAAGCTCAACAAAAACTGCGTGTTTGATTGTGATAAAGTAGCGCTGGTCATGGATCATTTTGCGCCGAATAAAGATATTAAGGCAGCTGAACAGTGCAAATATGTGCGCGAATTCGCGAGTAATATGAACGTGAAAAACTTTTTCGATGTCGGCCAGATGGGCGTGGAACACGCGCTTCTGCCGGAAAAAGGCCTCGTCGTCGCGGGTGATCTCGTGGTCGGTGCCGATTCTCATACCTGCACCTACGGGGCGCTCGGCGCGTTTTCGACCGGCATCGGTTCGACCGATATGGCTTGCGCGATGGCGACCGGAAAGCTTTGGTTCAAGGTGCCGTCGGCAGTCAAATTTATCTTAAAAAACAGGCCCGCAAAATGGGTTTCGGGCAAAGATATCATTCTGCACATCATCGGCAAAATCGGCGTGGACGGCGCATTGTATAAATCCATGGAGTTCACCGGCGACGGCATTTCGCATATCTCGGTCTTTGGACGGCTGACCATGGCGAACATGGCCATCGAAGCCGGAGCCAAAAACGGCGTATTCGAAGCCGACGATAAAACGCTCTCCTACATCAAAGCACACAGCAGCCGCAAACCCGTCGTTTACAAGGCCGATTCTGACGCCGAATATGATGCGGTTTATGAAATCGATCTCTCCAAACTGCGCCCGACCGTGGCGTTTCCGCATCTGCCGGAGAACACCCGAGCAATCGACGACGTGGGCGATGTGAGGATCGATCAGGCTGTGATCGGCTCCTGCACCAACGGACAGTTGGAAGACCTTGCCGTTGCTTCTGAAATTTTAGAGGGCAAAAAGGTTGCGAAGGGCGTTCGCTGCATCGTGATTCCCGCCACCCAGCGCATTTACCTCGAGGCCATGGAGAAGGGCTATTTAAAAACGTTTATCGACGCGGGCTGTGCGGTCTCAACCCCGACCTGCGGACCGTGTTTGGGCGGTCATATGGGCATTCTGGCAAAGGGTGAGCGCGCCGTTTCGACCACCAACCGCAATTTCGTCGGACGCATGGGACATCCCGAGTCCGAGGTCTATCTCGCGAGTCCGGCGGTTGCCGCGGCAAGCGCGGTAATGGGCAAACTGGCTTCTCCCGAATTATTGGAGGGTTAA
- the ilvD gene encoding dihydroxy-acid dehydratase, whose translation MRSDCIKTGVERAPHRSLFKAMGYTDNQIKKPLIGIVNSFNEIIPGHIHLNQIARAVKDGVLAAGGTPMEFNVIGVCDGLAMGHTGMKYSLASRELIADSVECMAMAHGFDGLVFVPNCDKIVPGMLMAAARLNLPSIFVSGGPMLSLDGKDLNSVFEAVGAYKAGLTNDENLHDLEESACPGCGSCSGMFTANSMNCLTEALGMGLPGNGTIPAVFAARIRLAKTAGEQIMELAAKQTTARQIMTEKAFQNALTVDMALGCSTNSVLHLTAIAHEAGVKIDLRKINAVSEKTPNLCRLAPAGPHHMQDLNAAGGVHAIMAELASAGFIDTSLPTVTGKTVGENLAGKRADGTVIKSIKEPYSQSGGLAILFGSLAPNGGVVKRSAVAPEMLCHKGPARVFDCEDEAIAAIYGGKIKPGDVVVIRYEGPSGGPGMREMLSPTSAIVGMGLDKTVALITDGRFSGATRGAAIGHVSPEAAAGGPIAYVRENDIINIDIPRHTLSFEVSEVELETRKKNMQLKLSAELNGYLKRYARMVASADKGAVIE comes from the coding sequence ATGAGAAGTGATTGTATTAAAACCGGCGTGGAACGCGCACCCCACCGCAGTTTGTTCAAGGCAATGGGCTATACTGACAATCAAATTAAAAAGCCGCTGATCGGCATCGTCAATTCATTCAACGAGATCATCCCCGGGCATATCCACCTCAACCAGATCGCCCGTGCGGTCAAAGACGGCGTTTTGGCGGCGGGCGGAACGCCGATGGAGTTCAACGTGATCGGCGTCTGCGATGGCCTTGCGATGGGTCATACGGGTATGAAATATTCGCTTGCTTCGCGTGAACTGATTGCGGACAGCGTCGAGTGCATGGCGATGGCGCACGGTTTTGACGGACTGGTTTTCGTCCCGAACTGTGACAAAATTGTCCCCGGCATGCTGATGGCGGCGGCGCGGCTGAATCTGCCCTCGATCTTTGTCTCGGGCGGCCCGATGTTGTCGCTGGACGGCAAAGATTTAAATAGTGTCTTTGAAGCGGTCGGTGCGTATAAAGCGGGTCTGACCAACGACGAAAACCTGCATGACCTCGAAGAAAGCGCCTGTCCCGGCTGCGGTTCCTGTTCGGGCATGTTCACGGCCAACTCGATGAACTGCCTCACCGAAGCGCTCGGAATGGGATTGCCCGGCAACGGCACGATTCCGGCGGTTTTTGCTGCGCGCATCCGGCTCGCAAAAACAGCGGGCGAACAAATCATGGAGCTGGCAGCAAAACAGACAACAGCACGCCAAATCATGACCGAAAAAGCGTTTCAAAATGCGCTCACCGTCGATATGGCGCTCGGCTGCTCGACCAACTCGGTGCTGCACCTGACCGCCATCGCGCACGAAGCCGGTGTGAAAATCGACCTGCGTAAAATCAACGCCGTAAGCGAAAAGACCCCGAACCTGTGCCGCCTTGCTCCTGCAGGCCCGCACCATATGCAGGATTTGAATGCGGCGGGCGGTGTCCACGCCATCATGGCGGAACTGGCCTCTGCAGGATTCATCGATACATCACTTCCGACCGTAACCGGCAAAACGGTAGGTGAAAACCTCGCCGGGAAACGAGCCGACGGAACCGTTATCAAGAGCATTAAAGAACCGTATTCTCAAAGCGGCGGTCTTGCGATTCTGTTCGGATCGCTTGCACCGAACGGCGGAGTGGTCAAACGCAGCGCGGTTGCTCCGGAAATGTTATGTCATAAAGGCCCCGCGCGGGTTTTTGACTGCGAAGACGAGGCCATCGCGGCGATATACGGTGGGAAAATCAAACCCGGTGATGTGGTTGTCATCCGATACGAAGGGCCTTCCGGCGGTCCCGGCATGCGTGAAATGCTCTCGCCAACCTCCGCCATCGTCGGTATGGGGCTCGATAAGACCGTCGCACTGATCACCGACGGGCGCTTTTCAGGCGCAACACGCGGCGCGGCCATCGGGCATGTGTCTCCGGAAGCCGCAGCGGGCGGGCCTATTGCCTATGTACGAGAAAATGATATAATCAATATCGACATTCCGCGACATACCTTATCTTTTGAAGTCTCGGAGGTCGAACTGGAAACGCGCAAAAAGAACATGCAGCTCAAACTATCCGCCGAACTGAACGGCTATCTCAAGCGTTATGCGCGCATGGTGGCTTCAGCGGACAAAGGCGCGGTGATCGAATGA
- the ilvC gene encoding ketol-acid reductoisomerase yields MATIYYEKDCNLKALDRKIVAVIGYGSQGHAHALNLRDSGVKVVVGLYEGAPSAQRAREAGLEVKLTADAVKAADIIMILVNDEKQAALYKNDIEPNLTAGKTLAFAHGFNIHYGQIVPPKGVDVIMVAPKGPGHTVRSQYVEGKGVPDLVAVYQDVSGKALETALAYAQGIGGARAGILQTTFKEETETDLFGEQAVLCGGVSALMKAGFETLVAAGYQPESAYFECVHEMKLIIDLVVSGGLSFMRYSISDTAEYGDYSVGKRIITDETKKEMKKVLTEIQDGTFARNWILENQAGRPSFNALRRMESEHQVESVGKELRQKMSWQAKK; encoded by the coding sequence ATGGCAACGATCTATTACGAAAAAGACTGCAATTTAAAAGCACTCGACAGAAAGATCGTAGCGGTTATCGGCTACGGCAGCCAAGGGCACGCCCATGCACTCAATCTGCGCGACAGCGGCGTCAAAGTCGTCGTCGGCCTTTATGAAGGCGCACCCTCCGCACAGCGCGCCCGCGAAGCCGGACTCGAAGTTAAACTGACTGCCGACGCGGTCAAAGCTGCCGACATTATCATGATTCTCGTCAACGACGAAAAACAGGCTGCGCTTTATAAAAATGATATCGAACCCAACCTGACGGCGGGCAAGACCTTAGCTTTTGCTCACGGTTTCAACATCCACTACGGCCAGATCGTGCCGCCCAAGGGCGTCGACGTCATCATGGTCGCGCCTAAAGGCCCCGGCCATACCGTCCGCAGCCAGTATGTCGAGGGAAAAGGCGTGCCCGATCTCGTTGCTGTTTATCAGGACGTAAGCGGAAAAGCGCTTGAGACCGCGCTGGCTTACGCGCAAGGCATCGGCGGCGCAAGAGCCGGTATTTTGCAGACAACTTTCAAAGAAGAGACCGAGACCGATCTGTTCGGCGAACAAGCGGTGTTGTGCGGCGGCGTTTCTGCCCTGATGAAAGCGGGTTTCGAGACCTTGGTTGCAGCCGGATACCAACCCGAGAGCGCCTATTTCGAATGCGTACACGAGATGAAGCTGATTATCGATCTGGTTGTCTCAGGCGGTCTTTCGTTCATGCGTTACTCGATCAGCGACACCGCCGAATATGGCGATTACAGCGTCGGAAAGCGCATCATCACCGATGAGACAAAGAAAGAGATGAAAAAAGTACTCACCGAAATTCAAGATGGCACCTTTGCGCGCAACTGGATTTTGGAGAATCAAGCCGGAAGACCGTCTTTTAACGCCCTGCGTCGCATGGAGAGCGAGCATCAAGTCGAGAGCGTCGGCAAAGAACTCCGCCAAAAGATGTCTTGGCAAGCTAAAAAATAA
- the ilvB gene encoding biosynthetic-type acetolactate synthase large subunit, with amino-acid sequence MEMKGARIVIETLIEQGVDTIFGYPGGTVVNLYEELYHCGDRIRHVLTSHEQGAAHAADGYARVTGKVGVVLATSGPGATNLVTGIANAYLDSSPIVAITGKVALAMIGQDSFQDVDIAGMTMPITKHNFLVEHIEDLADNIREAFVIAKSGRPGPVLVDVPKDIQLAKYDFEPQSPVSVLPNKLPYEKELMQAAVLIETAKRPCIYMGGGVVISGASKELTEFAGRIDAPIASSMMGLSALSRSNPRFLGMIGMHGNYAATKAIAEADLIIAIGTRFSDRTTGNKEKFAKKAKILHFDIDPAEIGKNIRITASVTGDIKDILTALLTRLAPFEHPDWRKLVQKFKDDEKRLCKYPVDRLHPYAVISKLQALADDDTAIVTDVGQHQMWTAQRYEFAKPRNFVTSGGLGAMGFGMGASIGACFGKNKKKTVLITGDGSFHMNLNELATAVTHNLPIVIVIMNNGVLGMVRQWQTFFYDGHYSETTLERKTDFVKLAEAFGAKGMRISRLDEMDSVLVEAYSFDSPVVVDCMIDMDEMVFPMIPPGGSVDNIILN; translated from the coding sequence ATGGAGATGAAAGGCGCAAGAATCGTTATTGAAACCTTGATTGAGCAAGGCGTCGATACCATATTCGGTTATCCGGGCGGTACGGTTGTCAATCTCTATGAGGAGCTTTATCACTGCGGCGATCGTATTCGTCATGTGCTCACAAGTCACGAACAGGGAGCTGCACACGCGGCGGACGGTTATGCGCGCGTAACAGGCAAAGTCGGAGTTGTGCTTGCGACTTCGGGCCCCGGGGCGACCAATCTCGTTACCGGTATTGCAAACGCCTATCTGGATTCGTCGCCGATCGTAGCGATCACCGGCAAAGTGGCGCTTGCGATGATCGGGCAGGACAGCTTTCAGGATGTGGATATCGCCGGAATGACCATGCCCATCACCAAGCACAACTTCCTCGTAGAGCACATCGAAGACCTTGCCGACAACATTCGCGAAGCGTTTGTCATCGCTAAGTCGGGCCGTCCGGGACCGGTGCTTGTGGACGTTCCGAAGGACATCCAACTCGCCAAATACGATTTTGAACCTCAAAGTCCGGTTTCGGTCTTGCCCAATAAATTGCCTTATGAAAAAGAATTGATGCAAGCGGCGGTATTGATTGAGACCGCGAAGCGCCCCTGCATCTACATGGGCGGCGGCGTGGTGATCTCGGGCGCGTCAAAAGAGCTGACGGAATTTGCCGGACGCATCGACGCGCCGATCGCCTCCAGCATGATGGGACTCTCGGCACTCTCCCGCAGCAATCCGCGCTTTTTAGGCATGATCGGCATGCACGGCAATTACGCTGCGACCAAAGCCATCGCCGAAGCGGACCTGATTATCGCAATCGGCACCAGGTTTAGCGATCGGACGACTGGAAACAAAGAGAAGTTTGCGAAGAAGGCAAAAATTCTGCATTTCGATATCGATCCCGCCGAGATCGGTAAAAACATCCGGATCACCGCCAGCGTGACCGGTGATATCAAAGATATTTTAACCGCTTTACTCACGCGGCTGGCTCCATTTGAACATCCTGACTGGCGAAAACTTGTACAAAAGTTCAAAGATGATGAAAAGCGACTATGTAAATATCCGGTAGACCGACTGCACCCCTACGCGGTGATTTCGAAACTGCAGGCCTTAGCCGATGACGATACGGCGATTGTGACCGATGTCGGACAGCATCAGATGTGGACGGCACAGCGATACGAATTCGCCAAACCCCGCAATTTTGTCACCTCGGGCGGACTCGGCGCAATGGGTTTCGGAATGGGCGCTTCTATCGGAGCTTGTTTCGGGAAAAATAAAAAGAAAACGGTTTTAATCACCGGAGACGGCAGTTTCCACATGAACCTCAACGAACTCGCCACCGCAGTCACGCACAACCTACCGATTGTCATCGTGATTATGAATAACGGTGTTTTGGGAATGGTCAGGCAGTGGCAGACATTTTTTTACGACGGTCATTATTCAGAGACCACCCTTGAGCGCAAAACCGATTTTGTGAAATTGGCCGAAGCGTTCGGCGCAAAGGGAATGCGGATATCCCGTTTGGATGAGATGGATTCGGTGCTTGTAGAAGCTTATTCATTTGACAGTCCGGTCGTCGTGGACTGCATGATCGACATGGACGAGATGGTTTTCCCGATGATACCGCCCGGTGGTTCGGTCGATAACATCATCTTGAATTAA
- the cimA gene encoding citramalate synthase, which translates to MRNVEIFDSTLRDGAQGEGISFSVQDKLNIVKALDDFGVDYIEAGNPFSNPKDTAFFEQVRGLRLKNAKLCAFGSTCRKGVGPCDDENVAALLKADTETVTVFGKAWDLHVTEILRVTLDENFDIVESTVRFLKQNNREVIFDAEHFFDGYAANPDYALEVLKAAKRGGADLLCLCDTNGGTAPLALYDVVKRVCGAFADMHVAIHCHNDSGCAVANSLLAVEAGAMQVQGTFIGFGERCGNADLSAVIANLKLKRGYEMPNIKIESLSETAIRIAEIANLNIPGDKPFIGKSAFAHKGGMHIDGVSKLSISFEHIDPALVGNRRRFLTSEVSGRTTVLEKAARLAPELKKDSPETAQIVEKLKELESNGYQFEAADASFELLILKLLGRYQPYFSLIQYKTTGDYPVSEGATSAYAMIQIRVDGKTETAASTGNGPVNALDLALRKALSVFYPQLAKVHLTDYKVRVLGDRDATAAKVRVLIESSDGEQVWTTVGVATDIIEASWIALVDSLEYKLING; encoded by the coding sequence GTGAGAAACGTTGAAATTTTCGATTCAACGCTGCGCGACGGCGCACAGGGCGAGGGTATCTCGTTTTCGGTGCAGGACAAATTGAACATCGTCAAAGCGCTCGACGATTTCGGCGTTGATTACATCGAGGCGGGCAATCCGTTTTCGAATCCCAAGGACACGGCGTTTTTCGAGCAGGTACGAGGCTTGCGGCTAAAAAACGCCAAGCTCTGTGCATTCGGCAGCACTTGCCGTAAAGGTGTGGGCCCCTGTGACGACGAAAACGTGGCGGCTCTACTTAAAGCCGATACCGAGACGGTGACCGTTTTCGGCAAGGCATGGGATCTACATGTAACCGAAATATTACGTGTGACATTGGATGAAAACTTTGACATCGTCGAAAGCACCGTTCGTTTTTTAAAACAAAACAATCGCGAGGTCATCTTTGACGCCGAGCACTTTTTTGATGGATACGCCGCAAACCCCGATTACGCGCTCGAGGTGTTGAAAGCCGCAAAGCGCGGCGGTGCGGACTTGTTGTGCCTGTGTGACACCAACGGCGGTACCGCTCCGCTCGCTCTCTATGACGTCGTAAAACGCGTCTGCGGGGCTTTTGCAGACATGCACGTCGCAATACATTGTCACAACGATTCGGGCTGTGCGGTCGCAAATTCGCTGCTTGCGGTCGAAGCGGGGGCAATGCAAGTGCAGGGAACTTTTATCGGTTTCGGCGAGCGGTGCGGCAACGCCGATCTCTCCGCCGTAATTGCAAACCTGAAATTAAAACGCGGCTATGAAATGCCGAATATAAAAATCGAATCACTCAGCGAAACCGCCATCCGAATCGCCGAAATCGCCAATCTCAACATTCCGGGCGATAAGCCGTTTATCGGAAAAAGCGCGTTTGCGCACAAGGGCGGCATGCACATCGACGGCGTCAGCAAGCTCTCGATATCATTTGAACACATCGATCCGGCGCTTGTCGGCAACCGGCGGCGGTTTTTGACCTCCGAGGTCTCGGGGCGCACGACGGTACTCGAAAAAGCCGCGAGACTCGCGCCCGAGCTCAAAAAGGACTCACCCGAGACCGCGCAGATCGTTGAAAAGCTCAAAGAACTTGAAAGCAACGGCTACCAATTCGAGGCCGCCGATGCAAGTTTCGAACTATTGATTTTAAAACTATTGGGGCGTTATCAGCCATATTTTTCGCTGATTCAATATAAGACTACGGGCGACTATCCGGTTTCGGAAGGTGCGACTTCAGCATATGCGATGATCCAGATTCGAGTGGACGGCAAGACCGAGACCGCCGCTTCTACCGGAAACGGCCCGGTCAACGCGCTCGACCTTGCTCTGCGCAAAGCGCTTTCGGTGTTTTATCCGCAGCTTGCAAAAGTCCATTTGACCGACTATAAAGTGCGCGTACTCGGCGATCGGGACGCCACTGCGGCCAAGGTGCGCGTTTTAATCGAGTCCTCGGACGGCGAACAAGTCTGGACGACGGTCGGCGTCGCAACCGATATTATTGAAGCCAGCTGGATTGCACTGGTCGATTCGCTCGAATATAAACTGATAAATGGTTAG
- a CDS encoding helix-turn-helix domain-containing protein has protein sequence MSLGTNLQYLRKMRNAMTQEDLAEIMGVSRQTVAKWESDAVYPEIEKLIRLGEFFSCSTDQLLREDINSGNEAYSPVGIETVNAFRMARYAVISHAPENDAIDHIRKWAKDNGIMDSQIIGWDFPFVSQQQINVFHMHGYAAACILPDDFVSKCKDVEIVAQDKAEYAVITITKPFRDPFVLIPNAYKTIHSYLKVNGIKQNKDERILSCFEKVYQKDAVEYMDIFISIDNE, from the coding sequence ATGAGTTTAGGGACAAACTTACAATACCTCAGAAAAATGCGCAACGCCATGACACAGGAAGATTTGGCAGAAATCATGGGCGTATCGCGCCAGACAGTAGCAAAATGGGAATCAGATGCCGTTTATCCCGAAATCGAAAAATTGATTCGGCTCGGTGAATTCTTTTCGTGCAGCACCGATCAACTGCTCCGTGAGGATATCAATAGCGGAAACGAGGCCTATTCTCCCGTTGGCATTGAGACTGTAAACGCTTTTCGGATGGCTCGATATGCGGTCATCAGCCACGCCCCGGAAAATGATGCAATCGACCATATCCGAAAATGGGCAAAAGACAATGGCATCATGGATTCGCAGATCATCGGGTGGGATTTCCCCTTTGTGTCCCAACAGCAGATCAATGTATTCCATATGCATGGATATGCAGCGGCATGTATCCTGCCCGACGACTTTGTTTCAAAGTGCAAAGATGTCGAGATCGTCGCGCAGGACAAGGCAGAATACGCCGTGATTACTATCACAAAGCCGTTTCGTGACCCGTTTGTTTTGATTCCAAACGCATATAAAACCATTCATTCGTACTTAAAAGTGAACGGAATCAAGCAAAACAAAGATGAAAGGATCCTCTCCTGTTTCGAAAAAGTGTATCAAAAAGACGCAGTTGAATATATGGATATCTTCATCAGCATTGATAACGAATAA
- the ilvN gene encoding acetolactate synthase small subunit translates to MKSEKFVIGVLVSNHFGVLTRVAGLFARRGFNIDSLTVGETEDPAVSRMTIAVTGDDYVQDQMVKQLEKLHDVKKIAVMEPEETVTRELVLLKVKSDETNRAAIIEAANVYRAKVIDLSPESISIEITGEQTKLDGFIKYMRQYGVLELCRTGVTALGRGEVTLTISK, encoded by the coding sequence ATGAAATCGGAAAAGTTCGTGATCGGTGTTTTGGTGTCAAACCATTTCGGCGTTTTGACGCGAGTGGCAGGCTTGTTTGCGCGGCGCGGTTTTAACATCGATTCGCTGACCGTCGGCGAGACCGAAGATCCCGCCGTCTCCCGCATGACCATCGCTGTCACGGGCGACGATTATGTTCAGGATCAAATGGTCAAACAGCTCGAAAAACTGCACGATGTCAAAAAGATCGCGGTGATGGAGCCGGAAGAGACAGTCACCAGAGAGTTGGTACTTTTAAAAGTCAAATCGGACGAAACCAACAGAGCGGCCATCATCGAAGCAGCCAATGTCTATCGCGCAAAAGTCATTGATCTCTCGCCAGAATCGATTAGCATTGAGATTACGGGAGAGCAGACAAAACTGGACGGTTTTATCAAATACATGCGTCAGTACGGAGTCTTGGAACTCTGCCGCACCGGCGTCACAGCACTCGGACGCGGCGAGGTAACCCTGACAATCAGCAAATAA
- a CDS encoding DUF5050 domain-containing protein, translating into MKKILSVMFAILFTVTAAACGTPSGTSSAASSAPEMVKSTLNEFDASPYGMYPSNLGVDGNAVTDGNTIYYSRLDYYTTDVAEYRLWKYDFTAKKHSQLTEFKTDYLNLYNGRIFYINHNDLFVYSMKTDGSDIKQLTQETVNKLLVYEGKLYCMTDTELYTIAPDGTGKTVIYNAKCTDVWFDGGVTYIVGQENQVYTLNGGTGAPIEGIFAYSIIVDNGWIYYLNVKDSSYVYKARTDGTDACVIYGGICENLLIAGGMLYFVSVDIGYNIIRIDCNGENKVLVNYDRASGINVIGDYMLYTDTRSGDMRLMKIGQNSASDFLYM; encoded by the coding sequence ATGAAAAAAATACTTTCCGTTATGTTTGCGATATTGTTTACGGTGACTGCCGCCGCCTGCGGCACTCCGTCGGGAACCTCATCCGCCGCATCGTCGGCACCCGAGATGGTTAAGAGCACTTTGAACGAATTTGACGCCTCGCCGTACGGGATGTACCCGAGCAATCTCGGTGTTGACGGAAACGCGGTCACAGACGGAAACACCATCTATTATTCGAGACTGGATTACTATACGACGGACGTTGCGGAATACCGTCTCTGGAAATATGACTTTACCGCAAAAAAACACAGCCAACTCACCGAATTCAAAACTGATTATCTGAATCTTTACAACGGACGTATCTTTTATATTAACCATAATGACCTTTTCGTTTATTCCATGAAAACCGATGGCAGCGATATTAAGCAGCTGACGCAGGAAACGGTCAATAAACTGCTCGTTTATGAGGGCAAATTATATTGCATGACTGATACGGAGCTCTATACAATTGCTCCTGACGGAACCGGAAAAACTGTAATTTATAATGCAAAATGCACGGATGTCTGGTTTGATGGCGGAGTGACCTATATCGTCGGGCAAGAGAATCAGGTATACACGCTGAATGGCGGTACCGGTGCCCCTATCGAAGGCATTTTCGCCTATTCGATCATTGTTGATAACGGATGGATTTATTATCTCAATGTCAAAGATTCCTCGTATGTTTATAAAGCCCGTACAGACGGCACAGATGCATGCGTAATATACGGCGGCATCTGCGAGAATCTATTGATTGCAGGCGGTATGCTCTATTTTGTGAGTGTCGATATCGGCTACAACATCATTCGAATTGATTGCAACGGAGAAAACAAGGTATTGGTAAATTACGACCGAGCGAGCGGAATCAATGTTATCGGCGATTATATGCTCTATACCGATACGCGCAGCGGAGATATGCGTCTGATGAAAATCGGACAAAATTCCGCAAGCGATTTCCTGTATATGTAA